A stretch of DNA from Desulfosarcina ovata subsp. ovata:
CCATTTTCGCCCGCTGTGGCCGGATAACAGCGGCCAGTCAAGCCATATGCAGGGGATGATGCATTTCCATGGGATGATGGCACCGACGTCGCCGGACTGGACATTGCGCCGTTTGAAGCCGCCATGCGGGAAGACGCGCGCATGACCATGGTTCTGTCGGCAATCCTGCTGCTGGCGGGGTTCGGTGGGTTCGTTTCCCTGTTCTGGATGTACAGTTACCGGTCGACCCGGCGGTCGCTGCTGGACACCAGCGCGTTTGCCGAAAAACTGGTCGCGCATCTGCCGGTCGGTCTCATCGCCACCGACCAGGAAGAGCGAGTCACCTTCTTCAATTCAGCCGCCGAAACCATCACCGGCCTATCGGCCGTCGACGCCACAGGCAGCACCGTCGATGCGATTCTGCCCGATCAATGGCACGCGCTCGAACAGGCGCTCGACCGCAGCAAAGCCATTACCGAACAGGAAAACGAATGCACCTTCCCCAATGGCCGGAGTGTGCCGCTGAGTATCAGCGCCACCCGCATCAACAACATAATGAAGACTGAGAAAAACCATGAACAAGGACAGACCCATCCGCATCCTGATCGTTGACGACGATTCCGGTCACTTGGTCACGCTGAAGACGATTATCGGCAGCTGGGGCTACCGCGTTGAAACGGCAGATGATGCGATCGCTGATGGAGATGATCGCCATGGTCGCGCCCTCCGAGGCCACCGTGTTGATCAGCGGAGAGAGTGGCACGGGAAAGGAACTGATCGCCCGGTCCCTGCACTGCAACAGCCCCCGCAAGGATCACCCGCTGGTGATCGTTAATTGTGCGGCCCTGACCGAGACGCTTTTGGAGAGCGAGCTGTTCGGCCACGAAAAAGGCGCCTTCACCGGAGCTGACAAGCGGCGTGAAGGCCGGTTCATGCAGGCGCATCGTGGTACGATCTTCCTGGATGAAATTGGCGAAACCTCACCCACCATGCAGGCCAAACTGCTGCGTGTGCTTCAGCAGAAAGAGATCCAGCGGGTGGGCGGCGAGGCGATCCTTCACGGGTACGGGATGTACCATGGCGACTGGGGCGGTCACATGATGGACTCCGGGTACAGGGGCCATATGATGGGGCCCGGCTATGGCGGCCACATGATGGGCTACAGGCATGGACCGTACATGCATGACGACGATGATTGGGGCAATCTGCCCAAGGAACAGGCCAACAAACTCGAAGCCGCCCAGGAACGGTTTTATAACGAAACGCGTGGCCTGCGCCGGGCAATCGACGACAAGCAGTTCGCCTTGAACAGTGAATTGAACAAGGAGAGCCCCGACAATGACAAGGCGATGGCGCTGCAAAGCGAGATTTCCAAACTGCAGAACGACTTTGACCAGAAAGCCCTGGAGCATCAGATCGAGGTCCGCAAGATCGTGCCGGACGCCTACGCCGCCGCCCGGGGATATGGCAACGGGTACTGCTGGTAGTGATTAAAAAGTTGCCCGGGGCGGAGATCAGGTCCCATACCGCCCCGGGCAATGTGACGCCAGCCTATCGAGGAGGTTTTCCGATGAACAGAAAAACCAGCACACTGATGAGCCTGGGCATCTCCGTTGCTCTCATTGCCGGGGCCATCTGGTTTCTCTACGATCAGCACCGCTCGTTCGGCTATGGTGGATGGTATATGCCGCACCAAACGATGATGGGTGGCGGCCATGGAGGTGGCTATATGGGAATTTTCATGATTCTATTCTGGGTGGTCGTTATCGCAGCCATTGCACTGGTCGTTTCTGGTGCCATCTCCGGCCGATCGTCTTCTCCCAGTGAACGCCCGCCGGTGCTTCCCAATGCCCTGGAGGTGTTGAAACGCCGGTATGCCAGTGGAGAAATCACCTGGGGGGAACTGGAGGACAAGGATAAGTTCAATCGGCTTCTTCCAGGTCGCAAGCGATTAATGGACACCGTGCGCATGATCGCCTATCGGTCGGAGACGGCCATGGCGACAATGTTGCTCGGCCCAACGGTGGATATGGCCGATGCCAGGCGGCTGTTGCAAGGGCTGTTCGTCACCGATGCCGACCTATTGCCCGATATGGAAAACAACCGTTTGCTCGTTCGGATTCACAATGCTTCGACGCCGGCGGACAATCGATCAATCGCCTCACTTTTAGAAGAACTCAACAAGGCTGAGATCAATTTTCCCGGAAGTAATATGCAACTCACCTATGAACTAGTAAACAGTGATGTTTGAAACTGTGCTGGTGTCGTTTTATTTTTCACGGAGGTAAGGCGTTCTGACCTTACGCTCAACCAATGAACGCAGTTCTTGCTTGGATGTTTCCATTTCCGCCCAAAGGTCAGCAGCATTTCTTCCCGCTTGTATCATCGTGGCAAAACGGAAGTAGTCTTTGTGCCATTTCTCATGCGCCTTCTCAATATTTCCGTCAGATTTGACTCCCGGAGGAAGGGTATGCATAAAACAGCGTTTGGAATCCTTGAGTTGTTCAATGTCGAGTAAATCAGAGGCGGTAGGCACGGCGTTCCTTATACTGATGCACCTCGCAACGTGGAGACTGTACCACCCATATAGGGAACGTGGGAAATCATGGAGCGGTTGATTATCAGCGTGAGTTAAGATCCAATCCGCCATGGCCTTGGCCGGCATGGGTTTGGCGTATGCATAGCCTTGGAGCAAAAAACCGCCGATGCTTCCGAGGCAATCGACGATGTCCTCGTTTTCAACGCCTTCGGCAACACATTCGAGGCCCCGTTGAGTTGCAAGCGACCATAAAGACAGGATCAAATCCAAATATTCAAAATTTTCCCGAATCGAACGAACGAAGCGTTGATCGATTTTAATCCCGGTCACCGGCAATGTTGCAAGCCGCAACAATGAAGATTCACCCGTCCCGACATCGTCTAACAAAATCGAAAAGCCGGCTTCTTTTAGTGTGAAAAGGGCATGTTGCACCTTTTTCTCGTCCGAAAGCGCCGATTCGACAATTTCCAGGCCAATTCGGTCCGGACGTGCCCCCAATCTCTCAAATTGTTCCGGTAGCGCCTTCAGCCACTCGGTATCGTTCATAGCCTCGGGAGGAAGGTTGATGCTGCAAACCAGAGATGGGTCGGAAAATGAGGAAATATCGTCCATCACCCGTGTAAGCCCGATATCAAACAGATCCCGCAACTGATTCGAACCGAAAGCGGAAAGGAACTTGCCTGGTGAAATGATCTCATCGCCATCCCTTAATCGGCCTAACGCTTCGGCTTTTATGGTGCGGCCGCTGCTTGGATCAACTATGGGCTGATAGTGCATCTCCACTTTTTCTTGGGCCAACAGCCGCCGAAAGCGTAATCCGTCCGCCAAGCGATGCCGGCGTTTGATACGAGATTTTTCTATGAAATCGAGGTTCACTCCGATCAGATCGGCAATTTGCTGCCAATAATGGCGGGTGCTCTCATTCAGAAAATAGCCGGGGAAGCTCTCACAAACCATGAGAAGTGCTATCGGGGCACCTTGAAGGTCATGCATCAAAAACTGTCCAAGCGAACGAATCCCCATGCTTTTGCATTCGGTTCGCCAATGCGGGTATTGATCTAATTTGTTGACGATAATTGGCTGTTCGCGGAACCATGCCTGTTGAATGTCAGGCACAGTGACGGTTGGATAATCCGGCAGGGTTAAATCCGTTGCGTCATAGGGTACCTGGCCCTTGGCCAACAAGTGGCGGTAGTTGCCATTTTTTACACTGCCCACAGCAACGCCCATTATATCCTCATTTAATGATTTTATCAGGATTTCAAGGGTGTCCTGAATGAAATCCAGCGTATTTGCCGTCTGTCGTTGTTGTACGATTTTTTGATGAACAGACAAGCGATTTTGCTGAACCTGGGTATACATCTCGATTTGATTGATGAGATCGTATTGAAAGCGGCGTGTTATTATATCCTTGAGTTTTTCTGCATTCGGATCGCCGTCGGCTATGACCACTGCGATATCCAGATACATAACAGAGGCTTCCGTAAGCACATCCGTAGATACGCCGGAGCAGAAATGGCGCCTCCCGGCCCTGCCGGCCATAACTTTATGGCTTTCCGGGCTGAGTTCCGGGTGTAAAACAGAACCCATGTATTCGCTTTGAGCGAGACGCAAATGCTCAAACTCTTTGGGCGTCAGGTTATCTAATACCGCTTTTGCGTCAGGTATCTCCATAAGGAAGTCGTAGAATTTTTCGACAGACTGGTGGATGAGATTCTCCACTGGCCCGAGATGGGATAAAACTGAGGAGGCATCAGGACCATAAGCGCCTCGGACCCAGATCGGCTGATAATGAATGTTGCTATCCATTTAAAAGTCTCCTATGCAAAAGACCGGTCTTGCCATGCAGCGGCTGCATGAAAATAACGCAAAGGCGATCCTTTTCATCGACCTTCATGAGCCCCTCTGAAATTAAAAATCCAACAACTGTCTACAATCGGTACCCAATAGGCAATCCTAAAGCATGACATATTCAATCACAACGTATTCAGGAAACAATGCCCTGTTGATGACCGGACAAAAGGCTTGCCATTCCGGGATGCCCTTGCTAATAGTAGGCGCCATTCCGATTGGGGTGTTCTGCCGACAGCCGGCAGAACTGAGAGCAGACCCATTGAACCTGAAGCAGTTCACACTGACGTAGGGAATTCGGAAGCGCCTCTCAGGATTTATTGCCACGGTGGTTCTTTTTTCCACGCCGGTTCATCAAACCGCTCGCAAAGATAATCCACACAAAGCGGTGCTCCTCCTCCCCATCGGATGATTGGTTTCAAGCGCTGCGATCGGTGTCGGACCCCTCGCCAGCAAAACCCGAAAACATTGTGGAGGACCCATGACAACCAACAGCCTGTCTCCCGTGAATGCGTCCCAAAGAAGCCGCAAAACCGCTTATGCCGTCGTACTGGTGGCCATTGGCGTGGCCCTGGCCCCCTACACCGCTTTTCCCATCGGCATCGCCAAAGTCAATCCCACGCAACACCTGATTAATGTGATGGCCGCCGTGCTGTTGGGGCCGTGGTGGGCCGTCCTGACGGCCATGGTGATCGGGATCCTGCGCAACGCCATGGGGCTCGGTACCCTGCTGGCCTTTCCCGGAGGGATGATCGGCGCCTGTCTGGCCGGCATCGCTTACCGGCTCATGCGCCGGACCTGGGCGGCGGCCGCCGGTGAAGTCATCGGTACCGGTCTGATCGCGCCGGTGGTCAGCGCGCTTTTCGTCGCTCCGGTGCTCATGGGAAAAGCGATCCCGCTCTTGGCCCTGGTGCCATCCTTCGTCTGCAGCACCGTTATCGGCGCGCTTCTGGGCGTGCTGGCCCTGCGCCTGCTCAAGCGGACCGGCAGCATCGATTTCTAACCCGATGAGTTCCGCCTCTGAAGCGCCCGTTATCGCTATCCGGAATCTGGTTTACCGTTACCGCCGGGAAGATTCCCAGCCGGTATTGAACGGTGTCAACCTGGACATTTTTCGGAACGACTATCTGCTCATAACGGGACGCAGCGGGTCCGGGAAGTCGACCCTCTGCCGGACCTTCAACGGGCTCATCCCTCATTTTCACGGCGGGGTGCTGGACGGTGACGTCCGAGTGACCGGAAAGCCGGTCGGCCAGACCGCCATCGCCGATCTTTTTGATCAGGTGGCCATGGCCTTCCAGAATCCGGACGGGCAGCTTTTCTGCCGATCGGTGGAACAGGAAATCGCTTTCGGCCTGGAGAGCTTGGGCCTGCCCCGTGAGACCATCGCAGCCAGGATCGACACCGTCCTGGGCCAGACCGGGATCGGCAAACTGCGCCATTGTGATCCACAAAAACTTTCCGGCGGTGAAAAGGCGCTGGTGCTGATCACGGCCCTGGTGGCGTTGCGGCCGAAGGTTCTCGTGCTTGACGAACCGTTCGCCAACCTGGACCCGGCCAATGTCGGGCGGGTGAGAAACGTTCTCAAAGGGCTGCATGCCGGCGGTGTGGGCATCGTGCTGTGCGAGCATCGCCTCTCCCGGACCGTCCCCGACGCTACCCGGGTGGTGGTGCTCCACCGTGGACGGCTGGTCGCCGACGGCATCCCGTCGGCGGTCTTGTCCAATCCACCGGAGGCTTGGGGGCTGGAGCCGCCCCTGGCCATGCGGGTTGCCGCCATGAACGGTTCCCCCGCCCGTAGAACCATCGCGGCGCCGGGCGGGCTGCCGTCCGATTCCCAACGGATTGGCCGTCTGGAACCCCGACCGCCGCGGGTGGCCATTGACCGGGATGCTCCACCCGTGATCGAAGTTGACGGCCTCTCCCACCACTCAGGTGGCCGCACCCT
This window harbors:
- a CDS encoding PAS domain S-box protein, which produces MREDARMTMVLSAILLLAGFGGFVSLFWMYSYRSTRRSLLDTSAFAEKLVAHLPVGLIATDQEERVTFFNSAAETITGLSAVDATGSTVDAILPDQWHALEQALDRSKAITEQENECTFPNGRSVPLSISATRINNIMKTEKNHEQGQTHPHPDR
- a CDS encoding periplasmic heavy metal sensor, yielding MGPGYGGHMMGYRHGPYMHDDDDWGNLPKEQANKLEAAQERFYNETRGLRRAIDDKQFALNSELNKESPDNDKAMALQSEISKLQNDFDQKALEHQIEVRKIVPDAYAAARGYGNGYCW
- a CDS encoding SHOCT domain-containing protein, which produces MNRKTSTLMSLGISVALIAGAIWFLYDQHRSFGYGGWYMPHQTMMGGGHGGGYMGIFMILFWVVVIAAIALVVSGAISGRSSSPSERPPVLPNALEVLKRRYASGEITWGELEDKDKFNRLLPGRKRLMDTVRMIAYRSETAMATMLLGPTVDMADARRLLQGLFVTDADLLPDMENNRLLVRIHNASTPADNRSIASLLEELNKAEINFPGSNMQLTYELVNSDV
- a CDS encoding EAL domain-containing protein, which codes for MDSNIHYQPIWVRGAYGPDASSVLSHLGPVENLIHQSVEKFYDFLMEIPDAKAVLDNLTPKEFEHLRLAQSEYMGSVLHPELSPESHKVMAGRAGRRHFCSGVSTDVLTEASVMYLDIAVVIADGDPNAEKLKDIITRRFQYDLINQIEMYTQVQQNRLSVHQKIVQQRQTANTLDFIQDTLEILIKSLNEDIMGVAVGSVKNGNYRHLLAKGQVPYDATDLTLPDYPTVTVPDIQQAWFREQPIIVNKLDQYPHWRTECKSMGIRSLGQFLMHDLQGAPIALLMVCESFPGYFLNESTRHYWQQIADLIGVNLDFIEKSRIKRRHRLADGLRFRRLLAQEKVEMHYQPIVDPSSGRTIKAEALGRLRDGDEIISPGKFLSAFGSNQLRDLFDIGLTRVMDDISSFSDPSLVCSINLPPEAMNDTEWLKALPEQFERLGARPDRIGLEIVESALSDEKKVQHALFTLKEAGFSILLDDVGTGESSLLRLATLPVTGIKIDQRFVRSIRENFEYLDLILSLWSLATQRGLECVAEGVENEDIVDCLGSIGGFLLQGYAYAKPMPAKAMADWILTHADNQPLHDFPRSLYGWYSLHVARCISIRNAVPTASDLLDIEQLKDSKRCFMHTLPPGVKSDGNIEKAHEKWHKDYFRFATMIQAGRNAADLWAEMETSKQELRSLVERKVRTPYLREK
- the thiW gene encoding energy coupling factor transporter S component ThiW yields the protein MTTNSLSPVNASQRSRKTAYAVVLVAIGVALAPYTAFPIGIAKVNPTQHLINVMAAVLLGPWWAVLTAMVIGILRNAMGLGTLLAFPGGMIGACLAGIAYRLMRRTWAAAAGEVIGTGLIAPVVSALFVAPVLMGKAIPLLALVPSFVCSTVIGALLGVLALRLLKRTGSIDF
- a CDS encoding ABC transporter ATP-binding protein; its protein translation is MSSASEAPVIAIRNLVYRYRREDSQPVLNGVNLDIFRNDYLLITGRSGSGKSTLCRTFNGLIPHFHGGVLDGDVRVTGKPVGQTAIADLFDQVAMAFQNPDGQLFCRSVEQEIAFGLESLGLPRETIAARIDTVLGQTGIGKLRHCDPQKLSGGEKALVLITALVALRPKVLVLDEPFANLDPANVGRVRNVLKGLHAGGVGIVLCEHRLSRTVPDATRVVVLHRGRLVADGIPSAVLSNPPEAWGLEPPLAMRVAAMNGSPARRTIAAPGGLPSDSQRIGRLEPRPPRVAIDRDAPPVIEVDGLSHHSGGRTLLRDIAFALHPGECIAIVGANGAGKTTLLRHLLGLQRPTGGMVRIHGRDTRRTPVAELAREIGLAFQNPDNQFFKPTVAEEIRIGPQALGVLDNRWIEALAATFHLQPLQAQTPFRLSGGEKKRVAFAAALASKPAILALDEPTAGQDFIFRRDLRDLLARMETEGQAVIIVTHDLTFAERTAGRWLLMAGGCLLADDTPDRIMADADLMDRAGLVPSERFQLMRMGPDA